The nucleotide window CTAACGGCGTCAACCGAACGACGCGCTTTTCGCGCGCCAGTTGCGCGTCGGCATCGAATTCTGCGATGAGAGGATGCCGTCCCTCAGTCAGGCCACGCATCATCGCGTAGAACATCGTGTCCCCCAGAAACGGCAGCGGGTCGCGTCGCAAGGTCAGCTCAGAAAACACCTGCGCAAGCGTGATGCCCTCGCCCTCGCGAATGATTTCCAGCGCAAGTCGCTCGGTCAGTCCCAGACCATCGTGCAGGGACGGCAACTCCTGCAACTGGCGTTTAAGCGCGGGCACGAGTAGTGGAAGCGGTAGCGCGGAATTCGCCTCCCGACAGAGTTCCGCCCAAGCCTGCGGCGTCGAAGCCCGGTAAGCCTCCCACGCGGTGCGCGCCAACGAAAACGCGTCGTCATGCAGCACCCGGCGGCGCGGCCAGAGCCACGCCAGCACTTGCGGCGCCAATTGGCCCATGCCGACGAATCGGTCCACGCCCGGGACACTGTCGATCTCGATCAATTCCAACCGCTCGGGCCGCCGCGTCATGTTCGCGAGCACCGCAATCAGAGCCAACTGGTCGTAAGCATCGGCCTCGCACCACAGCACAGCACGTTTGGCCTGAGAGATTCGGGACAACGCGCCGTACTCGCTCTGCGCTCGCCGCCTCGCAGCTTGCAACGGAATATCGAAACACTGACTGATGAACTCACAGCGCGTCTCAATCAGCGCCGCCAGCGGCACATCCGGCACCGGCCCCATGCAGTACGGGTCGGCAAACATGTGGAATTCGCCTTGAAACCCGGCCACGCGCAGACTGTGCGCGATGTCGTTTCCGCAACGCCAATGCTGCGTGCCGGCTTCATCGTCAGCAGCAAATTGAGGATGCCGCGCGGCGAACTCAATGGCATCGGCATGAGCCTTGAGTTTCGGCCAACTGGCGAAACCCAGCTCACGCGCAATCAGCCATTGCGCATCGGCGAGCACTGGCGATGCGCCACGATGCAGCAGCGCGTTTTGCCCGACAGACGGGCCTTGTTCCTGCAATTGTTTGAGGCGTTGCTTGGCACGCTTGCGCAACTGCGCAAGGTCGATGTAACCGTTTTGCGCCGTCGCGCGAAGGTCTTGAGGCATACGATCTCCAAAGATAGCCGTATCCGCTCATTGGCCGGGAGTCGCATGAAAAATGCGGTGAAACGCTTTACCTGGGCAGAACCCTTTCCGCGGAATGGAGGCGCGGTTGCACGCCGTGGCCGATTCTACATCAACCGGATGCCGAACGAAGTGCAGCGCCACTGCTGTGCTTTCCTCAACGCAGGATGCCTATAATCGCGAAAATGAGTGACCACCGCGTCCGAACGCAATAAAGGAATTCACCTTGATCTACGAAGTCATCATTGCCGGCGCGGGCCCCGTCGGTTTATTTCTTGCCTGCGAGCTACGCCTCGCCGGCCTGTCGGTCTTGGTGCTGGAGCAAGCCGAAACACCGGAATCGCCTTTAAAACGGCTGCCCTTCGGATTGCGCGGCCTGTCGATGCCCACGCTCGATGCTTTCTATCGTCGCGGCTTGCTCGATGACATCACCGCACCACAACGTGCGAAGGCCAACACCGGCACGAATGCAAACGCAAGTGTCCCGCACTGGATGCAACAAGCCCGCCGCCCCGGCGGGCATTTCGCGGGCATCCAGTTCTTTCAGGATGATATCGACACCTCGAAGTGGCCATACTTCCAGCCCAACCCGGCCGGCACCATCTTCGCGGTCGACATGGAACACATCGAAACGGTGCTGGCGACGCGCGCCATTGCATCGGGCGCGCAAATCCGGCGGGGTTGCGGCGTCGACGGCTTCGACACCACCGATGACGGCGTCACCGTTCACGCGAACGGCGAAATCTTCCGCGCGCAATGGCTGATCGGCTGCGACGGCGCACGCAGTGCCGTGCGCAAAGCTGCTGGCATCGAATTCGTCGGCACCGATCCCGAGTTCACCGGCTACTCGGTGCAGGTCGAGTTGGCCGATCCGGACAAACTCACGCCCGGCCGCCACTACACGCCCACGGGCATGTACACCTACCAGCCGCCCGGCACCGTCGCGATGGCCGACTTCGACGGCGGCGCGTTCCACCGCACACAGCCCATCACGCGCGAACACGTACAGACGGTATTACGCCGCGTCTCCAACACCGACGTCACCGTGAACGCCCTCTCGCTGGCGACCACCTGGACCGATCGCGCC belongs to Pandoraea norimbergensis and includes:
- a CDS encoding DUF1835 domain-containing protein, whose product is MPQDLRATAQNGYIDLAQLRKRAKQRLKQLQEQGPSVGQNALLHRGASPVLADAQWLIARELGFASWPKLKAHADAIEFAARHPQFAADDEAGTQHWRCGNDIAHSLRVAGFQGEFHMFADPYCMGPVPDVPLAALIETRCEFISQCFDIPLQAARRRAQSEYGALSRISQAKRAVLWCEADAYDQLALIAVLANMTRRPERLELIEIDSVPGVDRFVGMGQLAPQVLAWLWPRRRVLHDDAFSLARTAWEAYRASTPQAWAELCREANSALPLPLLVPALKRQLQELPSLHDGLGLTERLALEIIREGEGITLAQVFSELTLRRDPLPFLGDTMFYAMMRGLTEGRHPLIAEFDADAQLAREKRVVRLTPLGEQVLHGGAYWPDYAETTRWVGGVRIEPRATHWALDENLKPVLRQPSR
- a CDS encoding FAD-dependent monooxygenase translates to MIYEVIIAGAGPVGLFLACELRLAGLSVLVLEQAETPESPLKRLPFGLRGLSMPTLDAFYRRGLLDDITAPQRAKANTGTNANASVPHWMQQARRPGGHFAGIQFFQDDIDTSKWPYFQPNPAGTIFAVDMEHIETVLATRAIASGAQIRRGCGVDGFDTTDDGVTVHANGEIFRAQWLIGCDGARSAVRKAAGIEFVGTDPEFTGYSVQVELADPDKLTPGRHYTPTGMYTYQPPGTVAMADFDGGAFHRTQPITREHVQTVLRRVSNTDVTVNALSLATTWTDRAHQATTYRKGRVLLAGDAAHIHSPMGGQGLNLGLGDAMNLAWKLAATVRGDAPPDLLDTYTTERHPVGAQVLDWSRAQIGIMRPAPSSRALEAILRDVLDTRDGATYFAERVWGACLRYDLGSEHPLVGRSAPDFEFVDGKKLGALLTNGKGLLLDFDADTSLKTLANRWRDRFAYVGCDAKHRFGLRAVLLRPDGFVAWASDTSNSNDPNDPNDPNAPRSATPPDLDALAQAASRWFGAPNDA